CACTGATGCTCTCGCCTGTCGCCCGGCGCCGTCTGCAGCGTTTTCGCCATAACCGCCTGGGCTGGGTTTCGCTGTGGCTGTTCGCCGCCCTCCTGCTGCTGAGCCTGGGTGCAGAGCTGGTGGCCAACGACAAGCCGCTGCTGCTTTCGTACAAGGGCGAGCTGTACACCCCCGCACTCAAGCGCTACACCGAGCAGCAGTTCGGCGGTGAGCTGCCCTTCCAGCCCGACTACCGCAGCGCCTATGTGCGCCAATTGATCGAAGGCCAGGGCGGCTGGATGCTGTTCGCCCCCATTCCCTTCAGTGCCGACACGCCCAACTACGACCTGCAGGTGCCCACCCCCAGCCCGCCCAGCGCAAGCAATTGGCTGGGCACCGACGATCAGGGCCGCGACGTGCTCGCGCGGGTGCTGTATGGCACACGTATTTCCTTGCTGTTCGCCTTCGCCCTGACCCTGGTCAGCGTGCTGATCGGCGTCGCCGCCGGCGCGCTGCAGGGCTACCACGGCGGCTGGGTCGACCTGCTCGGCCAGCGCCTGCTGGAGGTTTGGTCGGGGTTGCCGGTGCTGTATCTGCTGATCATCCTGTCCGGCTTCGTCGAACCGAATTTCTGGTGGTTACTGGGGATCATGGCGCTGTTCTCCTGGCTGACCCTGGTCGACGTGGTGCGCGCCGAGTTCCTGCGCGGGCGCAACCTGGAGTACGTCAAGGCCGCCCGTGCACTGGGCCTGCCTGACACCCAGGTGATGCTGCGGCATATCCTGCCCAATGCCATGAACGCCACACTGACCTACATTCCGTTCATGCTGACCGGTGCCATCACCACCCTGACAGCACTGGACTTCCTCGGCTTCGGCATGCCGGCCGGCACCGCGTCGCTGGGTGAGCTGGTCACCCAGGGCAAGCAGCACCTGCAAGCCCCCTGGCTGGGCTTCACCGCATTCTTCGCGCTGGCGGTGATCCTGTCGCTGCTGGTATTCATCGGCGATGCGCTGCGCGAGGCGTTCGACCCGCGGCGCTGATCCGGCCCTCGACTGAAAGACACCCTGATCGTTTCAACGCTATCGGCATCGTGTAAGGAGCGGCACATGACTCTAGACGGCAAGACGGCACTCATCACCGGATCCACCAGCGGTATCGGCCTGGGCATCGCCCAGGTACTGGCCCGGGCAGGTGCCAACATCCTGCTCAACGGTTTCGGCGATCCACAACCGGCGCTCGCCGAGATTGCCCGCCACGGCGTGAAGGTCGCCCACCATCCGGCCGACCTGTCCGAGGTGACGCAGATCGAGGCCCTGTTCGCCCTGGCCGAGCGCGAGTTCGGCGGCGTCGACATCCTCGTCAACAACGCCGGCATCCAGCACGTCGCGCCGGTGGAAGCCTTCCCGGTGCAGAGCTGGGACAAGATCATCGCCTTGAACCTCTCGGCCGTGTTCCACGGCACCCGCCTGGCCCTTCCGGGCATGCGCGAACGCGGCTGGGGGCGCATCATCAACATTGCCTCGGTGCACGGCTTGGTGGGCTCCACCGGCAAAGCCGCCTACGTGGCGGCAAAACACGGAGTGATCGGCTTGACCAAGGTGGTGGCGCTGGAAACCGCGACCAGCAACGTGACCTGCAATGCCATCTGCCCCGGCTGGGTGCTGACCCCGCTGGTGCAGAAGCAGATCGACGACCGCGCAGCGGCAGGCGGCGACCCTCGGCAGGCCCAGCATGACCTGCTGGCCGAAAAACAGCCCTCGCTGGCCTTCGTCACCCCCGAGCACCTGGGCGAGCTGGCGCTTTTCCTGTGCAGCGAGGCCGGCAGCCAGGTGCGTGGCGCCGCCTGGAACGTGGATGGCGGCTGGTTGGCGCAGTAAGGTCTAGAGTTCAATCAGGGACCGTCTTGAATGTACCTTCAAGACGGCGCCTGGCAGGCCGTGTCGATGCCCCACCGACCGAGGAGGTTCGCATGAGCGACGTACTGTGGCGCCCCAGCCCCGCGCAGGTCCAGGCCAGCCGAATGGACCACTTCCGCCGCCAGGTGAACCAGGACCTTGGGCTGCAGCTCGCCAACTACGCAGACCTGCACCGCTGGAGCATCGAGCAGCGCGAAGCGTTCTGGCAGAGTCTCTGCGCGTTCTTCGAAGTGCGCTGGCACAGTCTGCCCTCGCAGGTGCTCAGCGAAGGCGCGCAGATGCCGGACGCGCGCTGGTTCGCAGATGGCACGCTCAACTATGCAGAACACCTGTTGCGCCGGCGCGACACGCATCCGGCGCTGATCGCCGTGCGTGAGGACGGCACACGCGAGGTACTCAGCCACCGTCAACTGGCCGCCGAGGTCGCCGGCCTGCAACGCGCCTTCAAGGCCCTCGGCATCCAGCCAGGCGATCGTATCGCCGCGATCATGCCCAACACCTGGCAAACGCTGGTGGCCATGCTTGCCAGCGCTAGCCTGGGGGCGGTCTGGTCCAACGCCTCCCCCGAGTTCGGGCTGCACGGCATCATCGATCGTTTTGGCCAGATCGCGCCCAAGCTGCTGATCGCCTGTGCCGGTTATCACTATGCCGGCAAGGTGATCGACCAGGTCGAGAAGATCAACCAGGTCTGCGCCCAGTTGCCGGCGCTGGAGCACCTGCTGGTCGTGCCCTACACCCGCGAGCAGACGCGCACCGATGAGTTCGTCGGCCCCCAGGTCAGCCTCTGGCAGGACGTCTATCAGGCCGGCGGCGAACCTGAGTTCACCGCCCTGCCGTTCGACCACCCGCTGTACATCCTCTACTCCAGCGGCACCACCGGCGTACCCAAGTGCATCGTCCACGGTGCAGGAGGCGTACTGCTGCAGCATCTGAAGGAGCACGGCCTGCACAACGATCTGAAGGCCGACGACGTGATGTTCTACTACACCACCTGTGGCTGGATGATGTGGAACTGGCTGGCCAGCGGCCTGGCGGTCGGTGCCACCCTGGTGCTGTACGACGGCTCGCCGCTGCACCCCGGCCCCGAACGCCTGCTCGACCTGATCGACGCCGAAGGCATCCAGGTATTCGGCACCAGCGCCAAGTACCTGGCCACCCTGGAACAGCAAGG
The Pseudomonas putida genome window above contains:
- a CDS encoding ABC transporter permease, with translation MLSPVARRRLQRFRHNRLGWVSLWLFAALLLLSLGAELVANDKPLLLSYKGELYTPALKRYTEQQFGGELPFQPDYRSAYVRQLIEGQGGWMLFAPIPFSADTPNYDLQVPTPSPPSASNWLGTDDQGRDVLARVLYGTRISLLFAFALTLVSVLIGVAAGALQGYHGGWVDLLGQRLLEVWSGLPVLYLLIILSGFVEPNFWWLLGIMALFSWLTLVDVVRAEFLRGRNLEYVKAARALGLPDTQVMLRHILPNAMNATLTYIPFMLTGAITTLTALDFLGFGMPAGTASLGELVTQGKQHLQAPWLGFTAFFALAVILSLLVFIGDALREAFDPRR
- the hbdH gene encoding 3-hydroxybutyrate dehydrogenase, whose translation is MTLDGKTALITGSTSGIGLGIAQVLARAGANILLNGFGDPQPALAEIARHGVKVAHHPADLSEVTQIEALFALAEREFGGVDILVNNAGIQHVAPVEAFPVQSWDKIIALNLSAVFHGTRLALPGMRERGWGRIINIASVHGLVGSTGKAAYVAAKHGVIGLTKVVALETATSNVTCNAICPGWVLTPLVQKQIDDRAAAGGDPRQAQHDLLAEKQPSLAFVTPEHLGELALFLCSEAGSQVRGAAWNVDGGWLAQ
- a CDS encoding acetoacetate--CoA ligase, which produces MSDVLWRPSPAQVQASRMDHFRRQVNQDLGLQLANYADLHRWSIEQREAFWQSLCAFFEVRWHSLPSQVLSEGAQMPDARWFADGTLNYAEHLLRRRDTHPALIAVREDGTREVLSHRQLAAEVAGLQRAFKALGIQPGDRIAAIMPNTWQTLVAMLASASLGAVWSNASPEFGLHGIIDRFGQIAPKLLIACAGYHYAGKVIDQVEKINQVCAQLPALEHLLVVPYTREQTRTDEFVGPQVSLWQDVYQAGGEPEFTALPFDHPLYILYSSGTTGVPKCIVHGAGGVLLQHLKEHGLHNDLKADDVMFYYTTCGWMMWNWLASGLAVGATLVLYDGSPLHPGPERLLDLIDAEGIQVFGTSAKYLATLEQQGLVPMRSHRLDSLRLLLSTGSPLSPHSYDYVYHQIKRDVRLVSMSGGTDIVSCFVLGNPTLPIRRGEMQCRGLGMAVQVWNERREAVVGEKGELVCTRHFPSMPLGFWGDTDGSRYHEAYFSLFPGVWAQGDYAEETASGGLVIHGRSDAVLNPGGVRIGTAEIYRQVEKVEEVVDSIAIGQDWQGDVRVVLFVRLREGLQLDDALCRRIRQVIRQYTTPRHVPAVIAQVPDIPRTVSGKLVELAVRNVVHGLAVKNTDALANPEALAHFRDRAELRDQA